In the Bacteroides sp. genome, CCTTAAAGGAATAAAAACCAGACTTGCAGGCCGGGATCGCCCGTTCCGCCACAGGTTTTTCTTCCGGGGCTTAAAAACTTGTTTAACATTTTAACATCCCTTTCTTAATATTTATATTTGTTTTATTACTTTTGGGCGCGAAAATGCAAAGCTATGATAAAAAACCTGGTCATTGTTGAGTCACCTGCCAAAGCCAAAACCATTGAAGGCTTCCTTGGAAAAGATTTCAAGGTCAAGTCGAGTTTTGGCCACGTACGCGACCTTCCCACCAATAGCATAGGGATAGAGATCGATAAGAATTTCACCCCCCTTTATGAGGTACCTTCCGATAAGAAGTCCTTGCTTGCCGAATTAAAAAAGCAGGCAGACCAGGCGGAAACGGTATGGCTTGCCACTGATGAGGACCGTGAAGGTGAGGCCATCTCCTGGCATTTGGCCGAAAGCCTGAAACTGGATGAAGAACGCACCCGGCGTATTGTCTTCCATGAGATTACAAAGAAGGCCATACTGGATGCCATAGAGACTCCACGAAAAATTGACCGTAACCTGGTGAACGCCCAGCAGGCGCGGCGGGTGCTTGACCGGCTGGTGGGCTTTGAGCTCTCACCATTATTATGGCGCAAAGTAAAGCCGGCCTTATCGGCAGGGCGCGTGCAGTCGGTAGCTGTGCGGCTCATCGTGGAGCGCGAAAAGGAGATCCAGGCTTTTAAAGCTACGGCTTCTTTTAAAATCTCGGCGATATTTGAAGTGGAGCACAATGGGCAGGTGGTGATGGTTAAGTCAGAACTTCCCAAGCGATTCAACACCAAAAAGGAAGCTAATGCTTTCCTGGAGCAATGCACCGATGCCACCTTTACGGTTGAACAAATCGAAACCAAGCCGGGCAAAAAATCGCCGGCACCCCCGTTTACCACTTCGACGCTGCAGCAGGAGGCCAGCCGCAAGCTTGGCTTCTCGGTAGCCCGCACCATGACGGTGGCCCAGAAACTCTATGAGTCGGGGAAGATCACCTATATGCGTACCGACTCGGTAAATCTTTCGGGTACCGCCATTGCCATGGCCAAAAAAGAAATAGAAAAGAACTTTGGGCCTGAATATATCAAGGTCAGGAAGTATGCCACCAAAACCAAGGGTGCACAGGAAGCCCACGAAGCCATTCGCCCTGTGTATATGAACGTGATGAATGCAGGTGCCGACGCTTCTGAGCAGCGCCTCTACGAGCTGATCTGGAAACGGACCCTGGCATCGCAAATGGCGGATGCCCTCCTGGAAAAGACCAATGTCACCATCGGGATATCGACTAACAAAGAAAAGCTTGTTGCCACGGGCGAAGTGCTGAAGTTTGACGGTTTTCTGAAAGTGTACCTTGAGTCGACCGATGATGAGGACGAGGAAGCCGCAGAAGGGATCCTGCCGCCCTTCAAAGTAGGGCAGCTCCTTCCCCTGATGGAAATGGATGCCACGGAACGCTTTACGAAATCACCGCCTCGCTATACGGAAGCCAGCCTGGTAAAAAAACTGGAGGACCTGGGCATCGGGCGCCCATCGACTTATGCGCCCACCATCAGCACCATTCAAAAAAGGGAATATGTGGTGAAAGAAAACCGGGATGGCGAAAAACGACCATACGATTACCTGCTGCTGAAAAAGGGCAAGATCACCGAAAGCATTAAAACAGAAGTCGTTGGGCAGGAGAAGAACAAACTCTTCCCGACGGATATCGGAACCGTTGTGAACAGTTTCCTGCTGGAATATTTCAGGGATATCCTGGATTATAACTTCACGGCCAATGTGGAGAAAGAGTTTGATGAGATTGCCAGCGGACAAAAGGCCTGGAATCTTGTGATCAAAGAGTTTTACTGGCCCTTTCACAAGCAGGTAGAAGAGACTATGAAGACCTCGGAGAAGTTCAGCGGTGAGCGCCTGCTGGGCAAGGACCCCAAGACTGGAAGGAACGTTTATGCAAAGATCGGGCGGTTTGGACCGATGATCCAGATCGGGGATGCCGAAGAGGAGGAGAAGCCGCAGTTTTCGAGTATGCGTAAAGACCAGGGACTTGAGACCATCACCCTGGAACAGGCCCTTGAACTGTTTAAGCTGCCTCGCACTGTTGGGGAATATGAAGGTAAGGAGATGGTGGCGTCTGCAGGCCGTTTCGGACCTTATATCCGCCACGATGGGCAGTTCGTTTCCATCCCCAAGGAGGAGGATCCGCTGACCATTGAAACCGGACGGGCCATTGAGCTTATCGAAGAGAAACGCGAAGCAGACCGTCAGAAAGTGATTAAGGAATTCCCTGAGAACCCCGACATGAAGATCCTTAAAGGCCGATGGGGAGCTTATCTGTCGGCTGGCGGGAATAACTATAAACTTCCGAAAACCAAAAAGCCTGAAGAGTATTCAATGGAAGATTGCCTAAATATCATCAAAGAGGGAACCTCAACGAAAAAAACCCGTACAACCAAAAAAACGACAGCCCGAAAGAAGGGTAAATAAGAAGTGATTTTTGGCACGTATGGAAATCGTTGATTTTTTTGAACCGCTTGACCTGAAGAAGCTGCAGGGCAACCATAAGCAGCATCCCCTGGCCCTTGGCCGTATCATTAACAGTTATACCGCCGAAACCGGTTTTCCGGAGCTGGAAGGGGTTGACATTGCCATTCTGGGGGTAAAGGAAGACCGCAACGCCCTGAATAATGAAGGCTGCGGACTTGCCCCCGACTTTGTCCGCAAATATCTGTACCAGTTGTTTCAAGGGCCTTTTAAGGTAAAAATTGCCGACCTGGGAAACATCAGGGCTGGCGACCAGGTAAATGACACCTATTTTGCCGTTAAGACAACGGTGGCAGAACTGATTAGGAATAAGATCATCCCGGTCATTATCGGGGGGAGCCAGGACCTGACCTATGCGAATTACATGGCTTATGAAGCCCTGGGACAAATCATCAATATCGTATCCGTTGATTCGACATTTGATTTGGGCCTGCGGCGCAATGAAGAAATCAATCACCGGAATTTCCTGAGTACCATATTGACCCATCAGCCCAACTACCTGTTCAATTTTACGAACCTGGGCTACCAGACTTACCTGGTGGATCAGGATGCCATCGAGTTGATGGAAAAATTGTATTTTGATGTTTACCGGCTGGGGGTGGTCAGGAAAGACCTGGAAGAAGTAGAGCCGGTAGTCAGGAGTGCTGATATGATCTCATTCGACATTTCGAGCATCCGGCAGTCGGATGCCCCGGGTAATGTCAACGTTTCTCCAAATGGATTTTATGGGGAAGAGGCCTGCCAGATCGTTCGCTATGCAGGATTGAGCGACAAGCTTTCTTCCATCGGTTTTTACGAGATCAATCCTGCTTTTGACCATGGGGAGCAGACCGCCCACCTGGTAGCCCAGATGATCTGGTATTTCTTTGATGGCTATTATCACCGGAAAAACGACATGCCCGACCGTCAGCGCAAAGACTCGGGCGAATATATAAAGTATGTGGTATCGCTAAAGGAATTCAAAAACGAGATCATATTTTATAAAAGCAAGAAAAGTGACCGGTGGTGGATGGAAGTCCCTTGCCCTGTGGGGTTGCAGTTAAAATACGAAAGACAATTCCTTGTACCTTGTTCCTACAGGGAGTATCAGGCGGCGTGCCAGGATGAAATTCCCGAGAAGTGGTTGCAGGTGTACCAAAAATTTCTTTAAAAGGTAAGTTTTCTGAAAATAAAAGGTCAAAAATTAAGTATCTTTACGCCTTTTAATAGAACAAAACCACGTTACCGGTGATATTATCAAAAAAATCCAAAGAATTCCCTTGCAATAACCACGTATTATTACGGATAAAATTCATTGCTAGTCCTAATATTTTTGTTTGGTTGATTTTTGGCTCTGACAGATTTTAAGCCAGTAAGCTCTTTGACATGTTGATTCTGAAAAATTTCACTACGGTCCTGTACGAAGAAAATTCATGTTACTTTTAATTTTCATGGAAAACAGGCAATGAAGTGGTTTCAAATTTTCAGCTTTTTATCAATAATCCCTTTATTTTTGCGTTACAAAAATAATAAGGAGAAAACACCGACCATGAGATTTTGGGGTCTAGCCGTAATTGTTATCAGCATCCTGTACAGTCCGGCGGTTTTTGCACAGCAAGAACCCCAGTTTAGCCACAACATGTTTAACAACATGGGCATCAACCCGGGTTATGCGGGATTGCGCGGCGCCATATGCGCCACAGGCCTGGCAAGGCAACAATGGTTAGGGTTTAACGATGCTGAAGAGAACCGCCTCAACCCTGAGACCTACCTGCTGAATGTGGATGCCCCCCTTCCATTTTTAAAGGGAGGATTGGCGCTGGGTTTTATGCAGGACAAACTGGGATATGAAAACAGCGTGGGAGTCAAGATCTCTTATGCATACCATATTAAGATGTATGGCGGCAAACTGGGCATCGGAGCACAGTTAGGATTTTTGGACAAGCGCATTGATTTCAGCCAGTTTACCCCCATCTCGGAAGGAGACCCTGTTTTGACAGGCAGCGCTGAAGAGACGCATATGTTCACCGACTTTTCACTGGGCGCTTTCTTCCTTACCAACCAACGTTCGTGGGCCGGCCTTTCCTTCACCCAGTTAAGGCAAGCCAAAGGACAGATCGGGGAAAGCAACCATATACTGAAGCGCCATGCTTACCTGACAGGTGGTTATAACATGACACTTCCCAACAATCCGAGTTTTGAGCTGACCCCTTCCTTGCTGGTAAAAACAGACCTTGCATCGGTGCAATTGGACATAAACGCCATGGTCACATACAATAAAAGGTTTTGGGGTGGCGTTAGTTACAGGCTGCAAGATGCCGTAGTGTTTCTTTTCGGACTCAATATCGAGCAGATCAGCGTGGGGTATTCCTACGACTTTACGACCTCCCCCCTGGGAAGAAGAGGCCGCAGTTTTGGAAGCCACGAAATCATGCTCCAGTATTGCTTCGACCTGGATCTGGATAAAATCAGGGAAATACAAAGAAATGTACGTTTTCTCTGAGAGCCTTTCAGAAACAAAAAAAGCATTTAAACCAATAGATCAACATAATAAAAGTGGTCAATTAACTTGAAGTTACCATGAAAAAACTGATTTTTATTGCTGTGGCGACGGTTCTTTTTGCCAGCTGTGATCAATCAAGTCGCGGACACCTCACCGGGGTGCTTGACCGACCGGATTCATATTACGCCGATCCTCCCGGGATGGTATTTGTCCCTATGGGCAGTTTCATTATGGGGCCCTCGGATGAGGATGTAGCTTATTCGCACAACGCCATCTCAAAAACCATCTCCATGCCTGCATTTTACATGGATGAGACAGAGATCACCAATAACCAGTACCGTCAATTTGTGTTCTGGGTGCGTGACTCGCTCGCTCACAACCTGCTGGCAGCGTTGGACGAAAGCCACCTTATAGAGGAAGATGATTTTGGCAATTTGCTGGATCCTCCCCTGGTAAACTGGGAAACCCGGATCCGCTGGGATGGTGAAGAAGAGCGTGAAGTGCTGGCCGAACTCTATCTGCCCGAGCATGAGCGTTTTTTCAACCGCCGCGAAATCGACTCCCGTAAATTGATCTATCGGTATTATACAATCGACCTGACCAGGGCAGCCCGACGTTCGGAGCGAAACACACCCCGCAGCGAGTTAGTTTACGAATACCAGACACCGGTATATCCTGACACGCTGGCCTGGATCCACGACTTTACCTATTCGTATAACGAGCCCATGACGGAAAAATATTTCTGGCATCCCACCTATGATCACTACCCGGTGGTTGGAGTAAACTGGCTGCAAGCCCGTGCTTTCACCATCTGGAGGACCCAGTACCTGAACAGTTACCTGGCCAGCCGTGAACGTCCCTTTGCCATGGAGTTCTCGCTGCCCTCAGAAGCTCAATGGGAATATGCCGCCAGGGGTGGACTCGACCTAAACCCTTATCCGTGGGGAGGCCCTTACATCCGCAATCAGGACGGTTGCTTCCTGGCCAATTTCAAACCGCTCAGGGGTAACTACATTGACGATGGAGGCTATCAGACCGTTATCGTGGGTCACTATCCTCCCAATGACTTTGGCCTGTATGACATGTCGGGTAACGTGGCCGAATGGACCCGTAACGCTTATGATGAATCGTTTTATGTGTTTGGTCATGACATGAACCCCGACTACCAATACGAAGCCAAGCCCGATGATCCTGAAACGATGAAGCGCAAGGTGGTCCGCGGTGGTTCGTGGAAAGATGTCGGATACTTCCTCCAGGTAAGCACCCGTGCATACGAATACCAGGATACGGCGAAGTCATACATCGGTTTCCGTTGCATCCAGACTTATCCCGGACGTGACCGTAACGATGGGCGCGGAGCCTCCAATGTGTACTAAAATTCATTAAACCTTTTGTAAATCCATTTCTGTTCATTTATTAACCCTTTCAGAAAAAGCCTTATGAAATTCGTAAAAACCAAAGCATGGAAAGTCTTCATGTCCAGACTATATGGATGGGGCGCCTCAATTGTTATTCTTGGTGCGTTATTTAAAATTCAGCACTATCCTTTTGCCGGCGCTATGTTGATAGTAGGTATGGTAACTGAGGCCATTGTATTCTTCTTCTCCGCATTCGAGCCTATCCATGAAGAGCCCGACTGGAGCCTGGTGTATCCGGAACTTGCCGGCCTTGAAGATGTAGAACCCCGCAAGCAGAATGGCCACAGGCTGGTATCCCAGAATGTGACCCTGTCGAATACACTTGACAAATTGCTGGAAGACGCCAAAATCGGGCCTGAACTCATCGGCAACTTAAGCAAGGGGCTGCAGAACCTGAGTGATAATGCCGCTAAAATGGCTGATCTTTCCAATGCTGCCGTGGTAACCAATGGCTACATCCAGAATGTTGAGACAGCTTCAAGGTCTGTTGTGGAACTTAGCCAGTCCTATAAAAATGCGGCTGAATTCCTGAAGCATGATCTTAGCCTCTCGCAAGAATACGGCAACAGCCTCAAGAGTGCTGTAAGCTCAATGAATCAGTTGAGCGAAACGTATCAGAAGACTGCTACGACAGCCAAGGAAAGCCTGGACGTATCGTCTCAATTTAACAATAGCATTAAGAATGTTACCACATACACCGATCAGCTTGGGGAAAGTTACAGCAAGAATGCTGCCTTGCTGACCAAGGCTGTTGAGGCACTGGAAGGCAATGCCAACAGTGGGAAGACCTACAGTGAGCAACTTCAGAAAACTGCCAACAACCTGATGGCCCTGAATACTGCCTATGAGTTGCAGTTGCAGGCTGCCGGAAACCAGTCAGAATCCAGTGAGAAACTGCAGAAAGCTGTGGGCTCGCTCGTTGACAACATCAACGAATCGCTGACCAACACCAAGCAGTATAAGGAGGAAATTGAAAAGCTGAATGCTAACATTCGCGCTCTTAACAGCGTGTATGGCAACATGCTTTCAGCCATGAATTTCAATACCCCTCGCTAAGGATAAAACATTTGTTAAAGGTTATCTTACAAAGAAAGGATATAAATTATGGCAGCAGGTAAGCTAACACCCAGGCAAAGGATGATCAACCTTATGTACCTGGTCTTCCTGGCCCTGATGGCGCTCAACGTCTCGGTTGAGGTGCTGGACTCCTTCCCCCTGATTAACAAGGGGATCGAGCAAACTAACACCAACCTCGACCAGAAGATCCAGACCGTCATGAGTGACTTTGATCAGCAAAAAGCCATTAGTGCCGAAAAGGTCCAGCCTTATTATGATCAAGCACAGGAAGTCAGACAACTTTCCAATGAGCTGATCGAATACATCTCTGAAAGCAGGGCCTCTATGATCTCTGTCGTGGATGGCATTCCCCTTGAGCAAGCAGCGAATTTAAAT is a window encoding:
- the topA gene encoding type I DNA topoisomerase; this encodes MIKNLVIVESPAKAKTIEGFLGKDFKVKSSFGHVRDLPTNSIGIEIDKNFTPLYEVPSDKKSLLAELKKQADQAETVWLATDEDREGEAISWHLAESLKLDEERTRRIVFHEITKKAILDAIETPRKIDRNLVNAQQARRVLDRLVGFELSPLLWRKVKPALSAGRVQSVAVRLIVEREKEIQAFKATASFKISAIFEVEHNGQVVMVKSELPKRFNTKKEANAFLEQCTDATFTVEQIETKPGKKSPAPPFTTSTLQQEASRKLGFSVARTMTVAQKLYESGKITYMRTDSVNLSGTAIAMAKKEIEKNFGPEYIKVRKYATKTKGAQEAHEAIRPVYMNVMNAGADASEQRLYELIWKRTLASQMADALLEKTNVTIGISTNKEKLVATGEVLKFDGFLKVYLESTDDEDEEAAEGILPPFKVGQLLPLMEMDATERFTKSPPRYTEASLVKKLEDLGIGRPSTYAPTISTIQKREYVVKENRDGEKRPYDYLLLKKGKITESIKTEVVGQEKNKLFPTDIGTVVNSFLLEYFRDILDYNFTANVEKEFDEIASGQKAWNLVIKEFYWPFHKQVEETMKTSEKFSGERLLGKDPKTGRNVYAKIGRFGPMIQIGDAEEEEKPQFSSMRKDQGLETITLEQALELFKLPRTVGEYEGKEMVASAGRFGPYIRHDGQFVSIPKEEDPLTIETGRAIELIEEKREADRQKVIKEFPENPDMKILKGRWGAYLSAGGNNYKLPKTKKPEEYSMEDCLNIIKEGTSTKKTRTTKKTTARKKGK
- a CDS encoding formimidoylglutamase translates to MEIVDFFEPLDLKKLQGNHKQHPLALGRIINSYTAETGFPELEGVDIAILGVKEDRNALNNEGCGLAPDFVRKYLYQLFQGPFKVKIADLGNIRAGDQVNDTYFAVKTTVAELIRNKIIPVIIGGSQDLTYANYMAYEALGQIINIVSVDSTFDLGLRRNEEINHRNFLSTILTHQPNYLFNFTNLGYQTYLVDQDAIELMEKLYFDVYRLGVVRKDLEEVEPVVRSADMISFDISSIRQSDAPGNVNVSPNGFYGEEACQIVRYAGLSDKLSSIGFYEINPAFDHGEQTAHLVAQMIWYFFDGYYHRKNDMPDRQRKDSGEYIKYVVSLKEFKNEIIFYKSKKSDRWWMEVPCPVGLQLKYERQFLVPCSYREYQAACQDEIPEKWLQVYQKFL
- a CDS encoding type IX secretion system membrane protein PorP/SprF; protein product: MRFWGLAVIVISILYSPAVFAQQEPQFSHNMFNNMGINPGYAGLRGAICATGLARQQWLGFNDAEENRLNPETYLLNVDAPLPFLKGGLALGFMQDKLGYENSVGVKISYAYHIKMYGGKLGIGAQLGFLDKRIDFSQFTPISEGDPVLTGSAEETHMFTDFSLGAFFLTNQRSWAGLSFTQLRQAKGQIGESNHILKRHAYLTGGYNMTLPNNPSFELTPSLLVKTDLASVQLDINAMVTYNKRFWGGVSYRLQDAVVFLFGLNIEQISVGYSYDFTTSPLGRRGRSFGSHEIMLQYCFDLDLDKIREIQRNVRFL
- a CDS encoding SUMF1/EgtB/PvdO family nonheme iron enzyme; translation: MKKLIFIAVATVLFASCDQSSRGHLTGVLDRPDSYYADPPGMVFVPMGSFIMGPSDEDVAYSHNAISKTISMPAFYMDETEITNNQYRQFVFWVRDSLAHNLLAALDESHLIEEDDFGNLLDPPLVNWETRIRWDGEEEREVLAELYLPEHERFFNRREIDSRKLIYRYYTIDLTRAARRSERNTPRSELVYEYQTPVYPDTLAWIHDFTYSYNEPMTEKYFWHPTYDHYPVVGVNWLQARAFTIWRTQYLNSYLASRERPFAMEFSLPSEAQWEYAARGGLDLNPYPWGGPYIRNQDGCFLANFKPLRGNYIDDGGYQTVIVGHYPPNDFGLYDMSGNVAEWTRNAYDESFYVFGHDMNPDYQYEAKPDDPETMKRKVVRGGSWKDVGYFLQVSTRAYEYQDTAKSYIGFRCIQTYPGRDRNDGRGASNVY
- the gldL gene encoding gliding motility protein GldL, yielding MKFVKTKAWKVFMSRLYGWGASIVILGALFKIQHYPFAGAMLIVGMVTEAIVFFFSAFEPIHEEPDWSLVYPELAGLEDVEPRKQNGHRLVSQNVTLSNTLDKLLEDAKIGPELIGNLSKGLQNLSDNAAKMADLSNAAVVTNGYIQNVETASRSVVELSQSYKNAAEFLKHDLSLSQEYGNSLKSAVSSMNQLSETYQKTATTAKESLDVSSQFNNSIKNVTTYTDQLGESYSKNAALLTKAVEALEGNANSGKTYSEQLQKTANNLMALNTAYELQLQAAGNQSESSEKLQKAVGSLVDNINESLTNTKQYKEEIEKLNANIRALNSVYGNMLSAMNFNTPR